The Drosophila nasuta strain 15112-1781.00 chromosome 2R, ASM2355853v1, whole genome shotgun sequence genome segment agtacaacaaaatcTGGCAGCGTATAAAGTGAACCTGATGCCGATGGGCGAcagttgttgcagttgatgGACTACGCCggctgccacaacaacagcgccaggatttttttttttgtcatcgTCGTTCTTCGTTTTTTGAATGCGACATTTAATGCGCCGCCGCGAAGCCAATCAAAAACCGGCGCTGgggcagcagaagcagcagcagccgcatcaGCTTGGAGCTGGGCGACGATTTGCTTGGATACTCGTAAATAAATGATAAGCGTGTGGTTTTTAATTacacacgacgacgacgacgacaactttTGTCTGCGTCGATTTTTTCGACTAGTTTCTGAACTTGACATATGGCACGCGTTGTGTGCGCCACAGTTTGTTGACTCTTCGCCAGCTGCCGAAGATGATGAGGTGGGCCAACTTAAAGTTTGCACAGTCTTCTTGTTAACATTACGCAAACATGCCACAAAAAGGATCTTTTGCTTTTCCCCCTCACTGCATACTGTAACATGCTGCGCTGCTGCCTCGACTACTGTCGCATTGTTTCATTCGAATTGCAAGAAATTCCACCCCATGAGTACTGTTGTGTCCTTTCATTGtcctttgatatattttcgtacaatttattttacgaTTTTCCTGCTTCTTTGTTGACGCGTCTCTCGCACTCACTTTTGTCGATTTTCCATGGCTGTTAAATTGATGGATTGCTCTGCGACTTCTGACACCACACAACATACAATTGCATTTCCCCCTCCGCATCCCAAGAAAAAAACTCAAAGAAGAAATTGCTTTGCCAAGTCTTAAGCAAGCATGAATAATGCGTCTAACAACTGCTCCTTGGCTCCTTTGGGATTGACTTctgttgccttttgccttttctCTATCACATAATTGATTATGGAGAACTGAGCTCTCTAGCTTCTTGGCTAGTCAAACTCTGGCAGTCAAATTTAAGATGACATTCATTTCAAAGTCACACCAGCTAATGTGTAGCGTATGACTGCTATAAATCTCAAAAGTCTATCCGATTTGACAATAAAACTGTCAATCAAATTGCCgattaaattatataacaatTCAATTCACGTCGATGCTGACAAAAGcgtctaaaaataaatcaatagtGTCATCAAAAATCATTTAGTTCgcataaagaatttaatttaaatccaataaataaatcattcaTGTAAAAACTGTATTCGAAGAGATGAGactctaaatttaaatattgaactCTCACAATTTAGTAAGTAATTGTTATAAGAATGTCTTTCATGTAATGGCTGTATTCGAAGCAGTTGCAGATGGTATTTGAAATACATTGCCTCATTCACATTGAAGCTTCTTTCTAGTCTAGTACTACTTAAGATTATTTATGGGAATTGAGAAATGTAAACTAAAAcagtttatacatttttttttaaatgtttataaagTGTGTTCCTCCAACACTCCTCAATAaatcttgaaaataatatccaattattaataatattaaaatttgaatttttataattaagaaCATGACATAGACtgaatatactttttatttaacaaaatattatattgaaacTTCATcttatttcacttttatttactttgtattatttaccattattatagtttattttttcagTAATATACTCTCTGACCTTAgatctgtgttttttttaattgaattcacttcaatttcaattttaattcagATCTGACCGAACAGCTTTAATGCCCAGACACTTGTTCCACTTCAAAACAGAATGAATGAATCCCATGTGAAGTCAAGTCTATTCACAGTTGCTCTCATTTTCAATGCCAGCCCTCTCGCACacacttaaacacacacacacgcacgcacactcagtcacactcacatgcatatatttttatgctgTCATAAGAGAACGGACGCAGCCACTTGAGAAATCCACCTGCAAGCGAGCGATTGTGGCACAGCGATCTGCATCTGCGATCTGTTTGCTCCTGTTCCCCCCCTCCTTGAGTTGCAAGTGCACTGCTCTGCTCCCCTTCCCTCCTGCATCACAGAGAGTGCTCGCTCCTCAATCTCCATAAACCTTACGCACACTTATGTTTTAATTTCGCTGGCCCAGTCACAGTttgtctcagtctcagttccagtcgaagttgaagctgaagttgaagttgttgtcgctgctgtttcTACTTGAACAAACTGCAGATTACCCAAGTTAAGCCCTTAAGTGTGTTCCATATCAGGTTTATCGTTACCAGCCccaaatgttgttgttgctggtatATCGAAGACAAGCATTCGCTTGAATGCATATACGATCGAAGGACCGAATGAACGGattaaatatatcatttttgcCTCGTCTAATGAAAGGGTTGCCCccagctcagctcaactcaactcggcTAACACCTGAAAATTGCAGTTGCCACTTACCCAACCTGCTTCGCAAAAGCCCAAAAGCAACTgttttttcactttatttttttttggattttgtaCTGAGGGAAGAGGAGCTACATACATGAATGGTTTATGAAGAAAGTTTTATACGGGGGTAGGAAATATTGCAGAGGCGTAATGATTGATATTGAGGAAGTTGTCTTGCGGTTATATTACATTGTCATGGCAAGTACAGTGAAAGAAATGAAGTCCCTTTattaaaatcatataaaaCAATGATATATTACCAGagtaaaatttgaaaaataaaaaataaagcataaataaaatttgaattacttaCGTTCTTAAATCATATTATATgatcaataaaatattcccagaataaaatttgaaactgGAATATTagagcataaataaaatttcatttaatttcgttaTTAAATCATAAGAAGAGCAACAAAactcaaaatgtaaaattctaaatataaatattttaacataaGGAGGATTTCAATAGTTTccttattaaattttcaaaaaaaaatgtatatcaaagtcttaaaatacattttttatattattttttatttagttttaatgaacatttaagaatctattatatttccataaatttaTACTTAATTGCTTAGCAATTTActtaaagaattaaaaaaatatattttttagatcaaaattttatttttatttttatattattaatttaagatctattttaaataaattccttATTCAAACATATTCAGTTGTTCAGAAAGTTACTTGTATAATtaagaaatacatatttcttgTTTGATTTCatgatattatttttcattggccaattattgatatttaatatattggAAGCAATGCCCGAAAATTTCTCTTAGTGTGTTTAAATGCTTCTGGTTTGTGTCGCTTGCGATTCAATGTCGATAATAAAGTCCTTAGTACAAAATTAACGATTAAACAGGGGCAAAAATACAGGGTGTCTACAAAGCCACACAACTCAAACCGataacacaaatttaaataaattctcaaaGTATATTCATTTCAAGCGACTACAAAATTGATATCGTAAGCTGCGTGGTCTGGGGGGTGCATAATGAAGATTAGTTGGCGAACTTTTCCGAAACTTTTCGTAGTTTTGCCCATTCTGCATTATGCGCTATCCATGTTTACAAGCTCCGAGTCCGAGGAGCACCATCGCAAAAAGGAATTGGGCAAGTGATGTTTATAGTAACTTAaccataatttatttttatagagtTCATTGCagaaaaagacaaaaagaTTCAGTTAGTGGAACTTTCAAGTCTGAGTCAGAAGTGACAACTCAAATGGAGCAGTCTGTATACAGATATtgaatgctttttttttgctggcacATTTGTTTGTGCTCAGGAAGTAAATGTGCACAAATTACCCCCTCGgcgaaaagagaaaaagttaTCGAGAAGAGTTGCAAAACGGAAGCAAAAGTCAAGgtgcaaaagaaaaatcattACACCTGTTCTTAACCGAAGCGAACCGAGGCAGACCATAACGTGGCAGTGTCTGTGGCAGTCTcagtggcagcggcagagTGAGTGTAGAAAGCGTAGAAATCGAACACAGGATGCGGATGGGGCAGAGACACGAAACGAAGCGTCGCCTGCCGtatttttggttaatttttgGCTGCATTTCGATAAAGGGCTAAGAAGAATGAAGCGAGCGTGTCTACTACCCTTTGGTTGGGCTGTCTAGGGTTCTATTCGGTTGGGCTTTGGTCATGCTGCACTGAGCACGcgtgttgcatgttgcatgcggCAGGCGACACACAAACTTGActatcaaaattaataaaactaaatactcTGCGCTCCGATGCTCCGTTGTTGCACTCATTCTGTTAATGAGCGGGCAGCCAAAAAATGTGATATGCATCTGCAACAGGTTGCAACACTTCCAGttgcagtttcagttgcagttgcagctgcatctgCTTGCAGTTACAGTTACCAAGGATTTAGCACAAAATTGCGTTTTAATTGTTCACTTATCCGACATATTCAAGCTCCCCTTTTTCTCCCTATCATCTCGTCAACTTCTAgatcattttatttacattttatattgatGTCATAAGCACTCGGTTTTAACCTTTGCACCTGCCGCAGCTTGATGGCTGAAAGGTTTTGTTAGAATTAATGGCCCAAAAGGGTTGACTTTTGCCTCTTCGTGTTTCggttttaattgcagttcgtctgcatttttcttatttattatctaTTCATCGCAAGAGGCATAAGGGTTGCACTTTCCACTCAACttcgagttgcagttgcatgaAAGTGAATCCATAATAAGCTAAGCTAACGGTAAATGCAGCATGCAACACATTTTCGGCTCGATAATTAGGCAATTTCTTAAACATCATAAATATTCAGAGCATAATTGCATACCTTCATTAAAGTAGGGGAAAGTCGAATCGAAAAAGCGTGAAAAGTTACTCAAACTTCCTTTCTTTTAATATGGAGTGAATGTGTGTAGAATTGAAATATGTTTCGGAGTTCttgaagtaaatatttaaggagaattttcatataaaatttgaaattaataatatatgtaattcTGGTTTAAATGTGAAGAGAAGATACAAAATAagtaatgaaaatttaaaggTTTGTTaggaattaataataaataagaaagaagaaaaaaatatttaaagatcattttaacttaaattacaaattattattattattatgttagATGTATGGAAAATTTGATTTAGGTGTTTTTGAAGTTGAATTATTCGAGAAGAAAATATTAAAGGAATAGCGACTATAAAATCGCATCATATTTAGAAGATATAAGCTTAAGAGgataaaaactatttaattttattatatgtagGACAAATCTCGCCTAGTTGATTTTTGGGTCAAGTTAAACAACAGCTAAATATTAATGGCATATCgatttcaattttacaataatcACAAGTTAAGTAAACAACAAGTGTTATCAACAAGTCCATCTACTGACAAAACTTGTGCATCAATATTAACAACTTTATGATGCAATCTTCAATAATTAACTTGGCTCACCCTGTCGCAAGACAAAAGACTTAAGCCACAAACTACCGTTGGCATACAGCCATGAATTATGGCCAAAGGGTTGAGCGAAGcattacatattatttaatcATATATGGGACTGATAGTGCAGTACTTCAATAAAACTGGATAGCAGGACAGCAAAATGAGGGGCCAGTAGGCGCACCTTGCGCTCTTTATTTGGCAGcatgaaaaattgaaatgacaGTCGAGCTTATCGTTCGAAGGGAAGAAGCAAAAGCTGACTCCAGTAgttgattatttttgttttccgttttatttttttttttttttggcaatgcgTCAGTTGCAATTAAAGTGACAGCACAGCGGCTGACTGGTATGACAGCCTGCAACTGTCAAAATGTCGCTGCGAAGATGGCAGTGGCAAAAACTGTCAGCGCTCAGTGTTGCGAGACAGACAAAGAGACAAATGTGACGCcatataaaatcaataaattatgaaagGCTCTTGGCGCACTCCTTGCACTTCTTTTGCAAAACGGCACTTGCATAATACATATTCTAAGTAAGGATGTGCACAAGGAgcagctccaactccaactccaacttcgacTGACTGACTACCTGGCAAACCGGTTGCAATTGGCTGACAAGTGGATACTGCCCAATGTCCTTAGGGAGAATGAATACACGTATTTGGCGTTGATTGATTTAACTCtcgccttgttgttgttcttgtttctgttgtttgttgcttaatGAATTAATTGAGTTGgggcataattaaatttgcacttttcattttttgctgCTTCCTTAATTTATgagcttttaattatttttgcaattaaagttTGCAGCGTTCACACGTGGTAGagcattataattatttgctCGCAACAGGATCAACAGGATATGCTACTCATTTGTCAGTAGTGAAGCGTTAAATCGAAAGAAGGctcaaaaccaaaagcaacaacaaccaaatacaaaggaaaataaaaacaaacttgatggGCGCCCgcttgcaaaacaaaagactcaggcaacaaacttgttttactttaatacttttttttggcagctGCTTTCTTAAGCCATTCTCCATCGCATGTTCATAAAGCGTACttgttgtgtttcttttttttgttgttgttgtgctgtctCTCTCccgtttttaattatatgaaGTATTATTTTCTCTGTGCCGCATCATAATAGAAGTGATCTTTCACTCTGGTGCTGATGCTCAGGTGTATTTCCAGTGCCAATCCATTTGGCATTGTTCTATCTATGTTCACAGCGAGCACGACTAAAATTGTCATTTTAAAAACTCAATTGTTCGGAAATGCTCTACCTGCcagaacacaaaaaataacatcGAAAAAAACTGAAAGAAAGATGGGGGATAGTAGAAGAGAAAGACaaagtaaaaacaatttcGTGCGTAGCTGTTCTCTGTCGCACGCAGCTGGAACTACGGGATTGCAACAAAACAGATCTTCTTTCCTCTTCAATTTGAAGTTAAGGTTTTTGCAGGTGGACATCACGAAAGATTCTCAGGCTATggctatgtgtgtgtctggttACGGTTATAAAACTGTGTTTTTGGTACATTGGCCAAACGTGGGAACAGCGTCTCGTTTTTGGCAATAACTCTTAGAGTGAATAGATTTCTAGCAAAATAGATAAAGAGCAATTGCTGCGAACAGTGAATAGTGAGTGCATCACCGTATAGATCAAGTGTCTTTAATGAAAGGTAATTCAATTGAAGGAAAGTTACGGTTCTTAGCTCATATTCTGTTTGAAACTCAAAAAGAATTTGTGATAGTTcaaagaaatcaaaatatataatactttgATCCACAGAAAATAGTCGATTATTGATGCGGATCATATTagatactattttatttaaaactcatATAGAATTTAAGATAGTTCCTGGAAATTTATATACTGACTTCAAAGGTTAAAGTTAAAGGTTATTAAAGTTTTAGAAAAGATAAGATGACATATAAATGATTCTATTATAATGTTTCAGCactacacaaaaatatacacaattCAATTAGACTTATTGTGAATTAAATCTACATCCGCaaaaaatagttgaatttgaaattagaTTATATTGCACTATAGCACTAATATTAATGTTAAAGTACACTTTTtctaaattatatatgttttaaCGTTGTTTACACAACAATTACACGAAagctttctttttatttcaaaatatttactcCACAAACATTTCACTTTCTGAACTGAATTTCGCCATTTGGTGAGTAAGTTTTCCGGCATGACTTAACATGAAATCATTCACTCGTTAGCTTCTATCGGCAATCAAATGAGTTGGCAACTTTGTGGCAAATGCCACAGCATGTTGTAATCTTGGCAAACACATTTTTCTAGCTTTAATTGTTTGCAAATTAGCTAATTAAGagaattaacaacaaaataaagctttaaaaaaatattattacaattttaattggaGTCAAAAATGATTTGCATTGGGGGCTGAGAACAGCGGGGTGAGTAACCCTCTGGGGTCAGTCTCGGTGGGCGGTAGGCATGGTGGAGGTGGATGGCGGGAGAGGGGAGGCGGCACATTTATGAGcccatttaaaatgtaacaaCGAATTTCCGCAATTTTGGGCAACTGGCTGTTGCCTGCGATCTGCGATCTGCGGATGGAGATAAACCGCAAAgcacaacgacgac includes the following:
- the LOC132785672 gene encoding uncharacterized protein LOC132785672; translated protein: MKISWRTFPKLFVVLPILHYALSMFTSSESEEHHRKKELEFIAEKDKKIQLVELSSLSQK